One segment of Setaria viridis chromosome 4, Setaria_viridis_v4.0, whole genome shotgun sequence DNA contains the following:
- the LOC117852254 gene encoding multiprotein-bridging factor 1c, whose amino-acid sequence MQPNSLPELSRTHEVPLLGCFSLQEPSGPPLPPSAPLYIPPRLRPLPSSIHSSSVFENRERKERGRERRGSEATMPTGRLSGNITQDWEPVVLRRTKPKAADLKSAKAVNQALRSGAAVETVRKSAAGTNKHSAPAAPARKLDETTEPAAVERVAAEVRAAIQKARVAKGWSQAELAKRISERAQVVQEYESGKAAPAQAVLAKMERALEVKLRGKGVGAPLAAGGGK is encoded by the coding sequence ATGCAACCAAATTCTCTCCCTGAACTTTCCAGAACACACGAGGTTCCCCTGCTTGGCTGCTTCAGCCTTCAGGAACCTTCCGGACCGCCATTGCCACCATCTGCCCCTCTATATATTCCTCCACGTCTCCGTCCACTCCCATCATCTATTCATTCGTCATCCGTGTTCGAGAATCGTGAGCgcaaggagagaggaagagagaggagagggagcgAAGCAACAATGCCGACGGGTAGGCTGAGCGGCAACATCACCCAGGACTGGGAGCCGGTGGTGCTGCGCCGGACGAAGCCGAAGGCGGCCGACCTCAAGTCTGCGAAGGCGGTGAACCAGGCGCTGCGGTcgggcgccgccgtggagaCGGTGCGCAAgtcggcggcggggacgaaCAAGcactcggcgccggcggcgcccgcgcggaAGCTGGACGAGACGACGGAGCCGGCGGCCGTGGAGCGGGTGGCCGCGGAGGTGCGCGCCGCGATCCAGAAGGCGCGCGTCGCCAAGGGGTGGAGCCAGGCGGAGCTGGCGAAGCGCATCAGCGAGCGAGCGCAGGTGGTGCAGGAGTACGAGAGCGGCAAGGCAGCGCCCGCGCAGGCCGTGCTCGCCAAGATGGAGCGCGCGCTCGAGGTCAAGCTCCGCGGCAAGGGCGTCGGCGCGCccctggcggccggcggcggcaagtgA
- the LOC117852251 gene encoding coatomer subunit beta'-2-like isoform X2, whose translation MPLRLEIKRKLAQRSERVKSVDLHPTEPWIMSSLYSGSVCIWNYQTQTMVKSFEVSELPVRSAKFIPRKQWVVAGADDMFIRVYNYNTMDKVKMFEAHTDYIRCVAVHPTLPYVLSSSDDMLIKLWDWDKGWVCTQIFEGHSHYVMQVTFNPKDTNTFASASLDRTVKIWSLGSPDPNFTLDGHSKGVNCVDYFTGGDRPYLITGSDDQTAKVWDYQTKSCVQTLEGHAHNVSAVCFHPEVPIIMTGSEDGTVRLWHSTTYRLENTLNYGLERVWALGCMKGSRRVVIGYDEGTIMIKIGREEPVASMDNSGKIIWAKHNEIQTVNIKTVGADAEIADGERLPLAVKELGSCDLYPQSLRHNPNGRFVVVCGDGEYIIYTALAWRNRSFGSALEIVWSTEGEYAVRESPSKIKIYSKNFQERKSIRPAFSAERIYGGVLLAMCTNDFICFYDWAECRLIRRIDVNVKNVYWADSGDLVTIASDSSFYILKYNRDLVSSHIDGGASVDEEGVEDAFELLHEINERVRTGLWVGDCFIYNNSSWRLNYCVGGEVTTMFHLDRPMYLLGYLANQSRVYLIDKEFNVVGYTLLLSLIEYKTLVMRGDLERANSVLPSIPKEQHNSVAHFLESRGMLEEALDIATDPNYRFDLAVQLGSLEVAKEIAVEARSESKWKQLGELAMSTGKLEMAEDCLLQATDLSGLLLLYSSLGDAEGITKLASKAKELGKNNVAFLCLFMLGKLEDCLQLLVDSNRIPEAALMARSYLPSKVSDIVSIWKNDLQKVNSKAAESLADPAEYPNLFEDWQIALNVEATVASKRGVYPPAEEYMTYADRSNESLVEAFKSMNVEEEIPSENGDPTHEVIEDDGVEESQEDAVEVEPDDSVDGGVLVNGNDVLTPDQ comes from the exons ATG CCGCTCCGGTTAGAGATTAAG AGGAAGCTCGCGCAGAGGTCGGAGAGGGTCAAGTCCGTGGACTTGCATCCCACCGAACCATG GATCATGTCAAGCCTTTATTCTGGGAGTGTCTGCATCTGGAACTACCAGACGCAG ACAATGGTGAAATCTTTTGAAGTCAGCGAGTTACCAG TTCGTTCGGCTAAATTTATTCCACGGAAGCAATGGGTTGTGGCTGGTGCCGACGACATGTTCATCCGTGTGTATAACTATAATACTATGGATAAGGTCAAGATGTTTGAAGCTCACACTGATTACATTAGGTGTGTGGCTGTTCACCCGACCCTGCCTTATGTGTTGTCATCGTCAGATGACATGCTCATAAAGCTTTGGGACTGGGATAAGGGCTGGGTGTGTACTCAAATCTTTGAGGGCCACTCTCATTATGTCATGCAAGTCACATTTAACCCCAAGGACACAAATACTTTCGCCAGTGCTTCCCTTGATCGCACTGTAAAG ATCTGGAGTCTTGGTTCTCCTGATCCTAACTTCACATTGGATGGCCATTCGAAAGGTGTAAACTGTGTTGATTACTTCACTGGTGGTGACCGGCCATATCTAATTACAGGCTCTGATGACCAAACTGCAAAG GTTTGGGATTATCAAACAAAGAGTTGTGTTCAAACACTTGAAGGACATGCCCATAATGTCTCTGCTGTATGTTTCCATCCCGAGGTTCCAATAATAATGACAGGTTCAGAGGATGGAACTGTTCGCCTATGGCACTCGACTACCTACAG GCTTGAGAATACACTTAACTACGGTCTTGAACGAGTTTGGGCATTAGGATGCATGAAGGGCTCTCGAAG AGTTGTGATTGGATATGACGAAGGAACAATAATGATAAAGATTGGCCGTGAAGAACCTGTTGCTAGCATGGATAACAGTGGTAAAATCATATGGGCCAAGCATAATGAAATTCAAACTGTTAATATCAAGACAGTTGGTGCGGACGCTGAG ATCGCAGATGGAGAACGTCTACCATTGGCTGTAAAGGAGCTAGGAAGTTGtgatctttacccacaa AGTTTACGGCACAATCCAAATGGGAGGTTTGTTGTTGTATGTGGAGATGGAGAGTACATTATCTACACAGCGCTAGCATGGAGAAATAGATCTTTTGGGTCTGCTCTTGAAATTGTCTGGTCAACTGAGGGAGAGTATGCTGTAAGGGAAAGCCCATCAAAAATAAAGATCTACAGTAAAAACTTTCAG GAGAGAAAAAGTATAAGACCAGCATTCTCTGCAGAACGTATATATGGCGGAGTATTGCTTGCTATGTGTACGAATGACTTCATTTGTTTCTATGACTGGGCAGAGTGCAGGTTGATACGTCGAATTGATGTGAATGTAAAA AATGTATATTGGGCTGACAGTGGTGATTTGGTAACAATAGCAAGCGATTCGTCATTCTACATTTTGAAGTACAAC AGGGATCTAGTTTCTTCTCATATAGATGGAGGGGCTTCAGTTGACGAGGAAGGTGTGGAAGATGCCTTTGAATTGCTTCATGAGATAAATGAGCGTGTCCGTACTGGGTTATGGGTCGGAGATTGTTTTATATACAATAATTCTTCATGGCGGCTAAATTACTGCGTTGGAGGAGAG GTTACCACAATGTTTCACTTGGATCGGCCTATGTATTTATTAGGATATCTCGCTAACCAAAGCCGTGTATATCTAATCGACAAGGAGTTCAA TGTGGTGGGTTATACTTTACTACTCAGTTTGATTGAGTACAAAACACTTGTGATGCGTGGGGATTTGGAACGTGCAAATTCCGTTTTACCATCCATACCAAAGGAACAACACAACAG TGTGGCACATTTCCTTGAATCACGTGGCATGTTGGAGGAAGCCCTTGATATAGCAACTGACCCTAATTACAGATTTGACCTGGCTGTACAGCTTGGCAGCCTGGAAGTTGCAAAG GAAATTGCTGTTGAGGCACGAAGTGAATCAAAGTGGAAGCAGCTTGGGGAACTTGCTATGTCCACTGGAAAG CTCGAGATGGCAGAAGATTGTCTCCTTCAAGCTACAGACCTTAGTGGGTTATTGCTTCTATATTCATCACTTGGAGATGCTGAAGGGATAACAAAACTGGCATCCAAGGCTAAAGAGCTAGGAAAGAACAATGTTGCTTTCCTTTGCTTGTTTATGCTAGGCAAATTGGAAGATTGCCTTCAATTGTTGGTTGATAG CAACCGTATTCCAGAAGCAGCATTGATGGCACGATCATATCTTCCAAGCAAAGTTTCCGATATTGTTTCAATATGGAAAAATGATCTTCAAAAG GTGAACTCCAAAGCTGCAGAATCTCTGGCAGATCCTGCTGAGTACCCGAACTTGTTTGAGGACTGGCAGATTGCTCTCAATGTAGAAGCTACCGTTGCTTCCAAGAG GGGTGTCTATCCACCTGCTGAGGAGTACATGACTTATGCGGACAGGTCCAATGAGAGCCTTGTGGAAGCTTTCAAAAGTATGAATGTGGAAGAAGAGATACCAAGTGAGAATGGAGATCCTACTCATGAG GTCATCGAGGATGATGGAGTCGAGGAAAGTCAGGAGGATGCTGTTGAAGTTGAACCTGATGATTCAGTAGATGGCGGTGTCCTTGTGAATGGGAATGATG TGCTAACTCCTGACCAATAG
- the LOC117852251 gene encoding coatomer subunit beta'-2-like isoform X1, with the protein MPLRLEIKRKLAQRSERVKSVDLHPTEPWIMSSLYSGSVCIWNYQTQTMVKSFEVSELPVRSAKFIPRKQWVVAGADDMFIRVYNYNTMDKVKMFEAHTDYIRCVAVHPTLPYVLSSSDDMLIKLWDWDKGWVCTQIFEGHSHYVMQVTFNPKDTNTFASASLDRTVKIWSLGSPDPNFTLDGHSKGVNCVDYFTGGDRPYLITGSDDQTAKVWDYQTKSCVQTLEGHAHNVSAVCFHPEVPIIMTGSEDGTVRLWHSTTYRLENTLNYGLERVWALGCMKGSRRVVIGYDEGTIMIKIGREEPVASMDNSGKIIWAKHNEIQTVNIKTVGADAEIADGERLPLAVKELGSCDLYPQSLRHNPNGRFVVVCGDGEYIIYTALAWRNRSFGSALEIVWSTEGEYAVRESPSKIKIYSKNFQERKSIRPAFSAERIYGGVLLAMCTNDFICFYDWAECRLIRRIDVNVKNVYWADSGDLVTIASDSSFYILKYNRDLVSSHIDGGASVDEEGVEDAFELLHEINERVRTGLWVGDCFIYNNSSWRLNYCVGGEVTTMFHLDRPMYLLGYLANQSRVYLIDKEFNVVGYTLLLSLIEYKTLVMRGDLERANSVLPSIPKEQHNSVAHFLESRGMLEEALDIATDPNYRFDLAVQLGSLEVAKEIAVEARSESKWKQLGELAMSTGKLEMAEDCLLQATDLSGLLLLYSSLGDAEGITKLASKAKELGKNNVAFLCLFMLGKLEDCLQLLVDSNRIPEAALMARSYLPSKVSDIVSIWKNDLQKVNSKAAESLADPAEYPNLFEDWQIALNVEATVASKRGVYPPAEEYMTYADRSNESLVEAFKSMNVEEEIPSENGDPTHEVIEDDGVEESQEDAVEVEPDDSVDGGVLVNGNDGEEHWVLTPDQ; encoded by the exons ATG CCGCTCCGGTTAGAGATTAAG AGGAAGCTCGCGCAGAGGTCGGAGAGGGTCAAGTCCGTGGACTTGCATCCCACCGAACCATG GATCATGTCAAGCCTTTATTCTGGGAGTGTCTGCATCTGGAACTACCAGACGCAG ACAATGGTGAAATCTTTTGAAGTCAGCGAGTTACCAG TTCGTTCGGCTAAATTTATTCCACGGAAGCAATGGGTTGTGGCTGGTGCCGACGACATGTTCATCCGTGTGTATAACTATAATACTATGGATAAGGTCAAGATGTTTGAAGCTCACACTGATTACATTAGGTGTGTGGCTGTTCACCCGACCCTGCCTTATGTGTTGTCATCGTCAGATGACATGCTCATAAAGCTTTGGGACTGGGATAAGGGCTGGGTGTGTACTCAAATCTTTGAGGGCCACTCTCATTATGTCATGCAAGTCACATTTAACCCCAAGGACACAAATACTTTCGCCAGTGCTTCCCTTGATCGCACTGTAAAG ATCTGGAGTCTTGGTTCTCCTGATCCTAACTTCACATTGGATGGCCATTCGAAAGGTGTAAACTGTGTTGATTACTTCACTGGTGGTGACCGGCCATATCTAATTACAGGCTCTGATGACCAAACTGCAAAG GTTTGGGATTATCAAACAAAGAGTTGTGTTCAAACACTTGAAGGACATGCCCATAATGTCTCTGCTGTATGTTTCCATCCCGAGGTTCCAATAATAATGACAGGTTCAGAGGATGGAACTGTTCGCCTATGGCACTCGACTACCTACAG GCTTGAGAATACACTTAACTACGGTCTTGAACGAGTTTGGGCATTAGGATGCATGAAGGGCTCTCGAAG AGTTGTGATTGGATATGACGAAGGAACAATAATGATAAAGATTGGCCGTGAAGAACCTGTTGCTAGCATGGATAACAGTGGTAAAATCATATGGGCCAAGCATAATGAAATTCAAACTGTTAATATCAAGACAGTTGGTGCGGACGCTGAG ATCGCAGATGGAGAACGTCTACCATTGGCTGTAAAGGAGCTAGGAAGTTGtgatctttacccacaa AGTTTACGGCACAATCCAAATGGGAGGTTTGTTGTTGTATGTGGAGATGGAGAGTACATTATCTACACAGCGCTAGCATGGAGAAATAGATCTTTTGGGTCTGCTCTTGAAATTGTCTGGTCAACTGAGGGAGAGTATGCTGTAAGGGAAAGCCCATCAAAAATAAAGATCTACAGTAAAAACTTTCAG GAGAGAAAAAGTATAAGACCAGCATTCTCTGCAGAACGTATATATGGCGGAGTATTGCTTGCTATGTGTACGAATGACTTCATTTGTTTCTATGACTGGGCAGAGTGCAGGTTGATACGTCGAATTGATGTGAATGTAAAA AATGTATATTGGGCTGACAGTGGTGATTTGGTAACAATAGCAAGCGATTCGTCATTCTACATTTTGAAGTACAAC AGGGATCTAGTTTCTTCTCATATAGATGGAGGGGCTTCAGTTGACGAGGAAGGTGTGGAAGATGCCTTTGAATTGCTTCATGAGATAAATGAGCGTGTCCGTACTGGGTTATGGGTCGGAGATTGTTTTATATACAATAATTCTTCATGGCGGCTAAATTACTGCGTTGGAGGAGAG GTTACCACAATGTTTCACTTGGATCGGCCTATGTATTTATTAGGATATCTCGCTAACCAAAGCCGTGTATATCTAATCGACAAGGAGTTCAA TGTGGTGGGTTATACTTTACTACTCAGTTTGATTGAGTACAAAACACTTGTGATGCGTGGGGATTTGGAACGTGCAAATTCCGTTTTACCATCCATACCAAAGGAACAACACAACAG TGTGGCACATTTCCTTGAATCACGTGGCATGTTGGAGGAAGCCCTTGATATAGCAACTGACCCTAATTACAGATTTGACCTGGCTGTACAGCTTGGCAGCCTGGAAGTTGCAAAG GAAATTGCTGTTGAGGCACGAAGTGAATCAAAGTGGAAGCAGCTTGGGGAACTTGCTATGTCCACTGGAAAG CTCGAGATGGCAGAAGATTGTCTCCTTCAAGCTACAGACCTTAGTGGGTTATTGCTTCTATATTCATCACTTGGAGATGCTGAAGGGATAACAAAACTGGCATCCAAGGCTAAAGAGCTAGGAAAGAACAATGTTGCTTTCCTTTGCTTGTTTATGCTAGGCAAATTGGAAGATTGCCTTCAATTGTTGGTTGATAG CAACCGTATTCCAGAAGCAGCATTGATGGCACGATCATATCTTCCAAGCAAAGTTTCCGATATTGTTTCAATATGGAAAAATGATCTTCAAAAG GTGAACTCCAAAGCTGCAGAATCTCTGGCAGATCCTGCTGAGTACCCGAACTTGTTTGAGGACTGGCAGATTGCTCTCAATGTAGAAGCTACCGTTGCTTCCAAGAG GGGTGTCTATCCACCTGCTGAGGAGTACATGACTTATGCGGACAGGTCCAATGAGAGCCTTGTGGAAGCTTTCAAAAGTATGAATGTGGAAGAAGAGATACCAAGTGAGAATGGAGATCCTACTCATGAG GTCATCGAGGATGATGGAGTCGAGGAAAGTCAGGAGGATGCTGTTGAAGTTGAACCTGATGATTCAGTAGATGGCGGTGTCCTTGTGAATGGGAATGATGGTGAGGAACACTGGG TGCTAACTCCTGACCAATAG